One Paracoccaceae bacterium genomic region harbors:
- the rsmH gene encoding 16S rRNA (cytosine(1402)-N(4))-methyltransferase RsmH — protein MPGRDAADPPHVPVLLGPLLAACAPVRGHWLDGTFGAGGYARGLLAAGADRVTGIDRDPLALDLAQGWIEPYGDRLRLVAGTFSDLDTLADGPLDGVVLDLGVSSMQLDLAERGFSFLRDGPLDMRMSQQGETAADLVNTAPEDHLADVIYHYGEDRAARRIARAITAARAQAPIVTTLRLAEVVASVLPRPKPGQSHPATRAFQAIRIAVNAEFSELVQGLAAAERALAPGGLLAVVTFHSLEDRIVKRFFQDAAGGSTGNRYAPEQAAAPARFTPVTRGAVAPDDAELATNPRARSAKLRVGRRTAAPPVRPDPAALGAPVIADVRPARKSSPRRPQARP, from the coding sequence CTGCCCGGACGCGATGCCGCCGACCCGCCCCATGTCCCGGTGCTGCTTGGCCCGCTTCTGGCGGCCTGCGCCCCGGTGCGGGGGCATTGGCTGGACGGCACCTTCGGGGCGGGCGGCTATGCGCGCGGGCTTCTGGCCGCCGGGGCCGACCGGGTCACCGGCATCGACCGCGACCCGCTGGCGCTCGACCTCGCGCAGGGCTGGATCGAACCCTACGGCGACCGCCTGCGCCTTGTGGCCGGAACCTTCTCGGACCTTGACACGCTGGCGGATGGCCCGCTCGACGGCGTGGTGCTCGACCTCGGCGTATCCTCGATGCAGCTCGATCTTGCGGAACGCGGGTTTTCCTTCCTGCGCGACGGCCCCCTCGACATGCGGATGAGCCAGCAGGGCGAAACCGCCGCCGATCTGGTGAACACCGCGCCCGAGGATCATCTGGCCGACGTGATCTACCACTATGGCGAGGATCGCGCCGCCCGGCGCATCGCCCGCGCCATCACCGCCGCGCGGGCGCAGGCGCCCATCGTCACGACGCTGCGTCTTGCCGAGGTGGTGGCGTCGGTCCTGCCGCGCCCGAAGCCCGGCCAGAGCCACCCCGCCACCCGCGCCTTCCAGGCCATACGCATTGCCGTCAACGCCGAGTTTTCCGAACTGGTCCAGGGCCTTGCAGCCGCGGAACGGGCGCTTGCGCCGGGCGGCCTGCTTGCCGTCGTCACCTTCCACAGCCTCGAGGACCGCATCGTGAAGCGGTTCTTCCAGGATGCGGCGGGCGGCAGCACCGGCAATCGCTACGCGCCCGAGCAGGCGGCCGCGCCCGCCCGCTTCACCCCGGTCACCCGGGGCGCGGTGGCGCCGGACGATGCCGAACTGGCCACGAACCCGCGCGCCCGCTCGGCAAAGCTGCGCGTCGGGCGGCGCACGGCGGCCCCCCCGGTCCGCCCCGACCCCGCCGCGCTGGGCGCCCCGGTGATCGCCGATGTCCGTCCCGCCCGCAAATCCAGCCCCCGCAGACCGCAGGCCCGCCCATGA
- a CDS encoding Mrp/NBP35 family ATP-binding protein produces the protein MVDRAGVMRVLEGIAVPGGGTLAGGDLIRALTVEGGRISFVIEAASPDAARALAPAQAAAEAALRALPGVAQVQVVMTAPAARPAPPALKIGQHPTPQPAGPQPVSGVDRIIAIASGKGGVGKSTVSSNLAVALARQGRRVGLLDADIYGPSQPRMMGATARPASPDGKTIIPLTAHGVTLMSIGLMLKEDEAVVWRGPMIMGALQQLLGQVDWGRLDVLIVDLPPGTGDIQLTLCQRTRLTGAIVVSTPQDVALLDARKALDMFRKLGTPVLGLIENMSTFCCPNCGHETQIFGHGGVRAEAEKLGLPFLGELPLDLAVRVAGDAGVPVAAGPGPMADAYARLAAGLVAGGMA, from the coding sequence ATGGTCGATCGGGCAGGGGTGATGCGGGTGCTCGAGGGCATCGCGGTTCCGGGAGGTGGCACGCTGGCCGGGGGCGACTTGATTCGCGCGCTGACGGTCGAGGGCGGCCGCATCTCCTTTGTCATCGAGGCGGCATCGCCCGACGCGGCGCGCGCGCTGGCCCCGGCCCAGGCAGCGGCCGAGGCCGCGCTGCGCGCGCTGCCCGGGGTCGCCCAGGTGCAGGTGGTGATGACCGCGCCCGCGGCCCGCCCGGCGCCGCCCGCGCTCAAGATCGGCCAGCACCCGACGCCGCAACCGGCAGGGCCGCAGCCGGTCAGCGGTGTCGACCGCATCATCGCCATCGCCAGCGGCAAGGGCGGGGTCGGAAAGTCCACGGTGTCGTCCAACCTTGCCGTCGCACTGGCACGGCAGGGGCGGCGCGTCGGGTTGCTCGATGCCGACATCTATGGTCCCAGCCAGCCCCGCATGATGGGTGCCACCGCCCGCCCCGCCAGCCCGGACGGCAAGACCATCATTCCGCTGACCGCCCACGGCGTCACGCTGATGTCGATCGGCCTGATGCTGAAGGAGGACGAGGCGGTGGTCTGGCGCGGCCCGATGATCATGGGCGCGCTGCAGCAGTTGCTGGGCCAGGTCGACTGGGGGCGGCTCGACGTGCTGATCGTCGACCTTCCGCCCGGAACCGGCGACATCCAGCTGACGCTGTGCCAGCGCACACGGCTGACCGGCGCCATCGTCGTCAGCACGCCGCAGGACGTGGCGCTGCTCGACGCGCGCAAGGCGCTCGACATGTTCCGCAAGCTGGGCACGCCGGTGCTGGGGCTGATCGAGAACATGTCGACCTTCTGCTGCCCGAACTGCGGGCACGAGACGCAGATCTTCGGGCATGGCGGGGTCCGGGCCGAGGCGGAAAAGCTCGGCCTGCCGTTCCTCGGCGAACTGCCGCTCGATCTTGCGGTCCGCGTGGCCGGAGACGCAGGTGTTCCGGTCGCGGCGGGGCCCGGGCCGATGGCCGATGCCTATGCGCGGCTGGCTGCGGGCCTGGTCGCGGGTGGGATGGCCTGA
- a CDS encoding division/cell wall cluster transcriptional repressor MraZ, producing the protein MSEAFRGEYTPTLDAKARVQIPAFFRKVIVAGDPGHAEQGRARFVIVYGDARRSYCECFTIRDMRKLEKRIGRMPSGSAPRRLMERNYISMSHEVEIDDEGRIVLPPACREKIGLGGAKDGGKLMLAGMLDKFHLWKLEDYLADPSLNRIPDEILPEGEDMLSLLPPDDEEED; encoded by the coding sequence ATGTCGGAGGCGTTCAGAGGCGAATACACCCCGACGCTCGACGCCAAGGCGCGGGTGCAGATACCAGCGTTCTTCCGCAAGGTGATCGTCGCGGGCGACCCGGGCCATGCCGAACAGGGCAGGGCGCGCTTCGTGATCGTCTATGGCGATGCCCGCCGGTCCTACTGCGAATGCTTCACCATCCGCGACATGCGCAAGCTGGAAAAGCGTATCGGCCGCATGCCCTCGGGCAGTGCGCCGCGCCGCCTGATGGAACGCAATTACATCTCGATGAGCCACGAGGTCGAGATCGACGACGAGGGCCGCATCGTCCTGCCGCCCGCCTGCCGCGAGAAGATCGGGCTTGGCGGCGCGAAGGACGGCGGAAAGCTGATGCTGGCCGGGATGCTCGACAAGTTCCACCTGTGGAAGCTTGAGGACTACCTGGCGGACCCGTCGCTGAACCGCATCCCCGACGAGATCCTGCCCGAGGGCGAGGACATGCTTTCGCTCCTGCCGCCCGATGACGAGGAGGAGGACTGA
- a CDS encoding cell division protein FtsL, with translation MTRPALYLLTIVALMSLAVWAYRENYATQSALRRMAALESEIAGLQQAIAVQRAEWAYLNRPDRLRDLVGVNFERLPLLPLDPGQFARIDDVVMPLPPLAPLDLDPVALSGDLTEDPL, from the coding sequence ATGACCCGCCCCGCCCTCTACCTTCTGACCATCGTCGCGCTGATGTCGCTGGCCGTCTGGGCCTACCGCGAGAACTACGCCACGCAATCCGCGCTGCGCCGCATGGCGGCGCTGGAGTCCGAGATCGCCGGGCTTCAGCAGGCCATTGCGGTCCAGCGGGCCGAATGGGCCTATCTGAACCGGCCCGACCGGCTGCGCGATCTGGTCGGGGTCAACTTCGAGCGGCTTCCGCTCCTGCCGCTCGATCCCGGCCAGTTCGCCCGCATCGACGATGTGGTGATGCCCCTGCCGCCGCTTGCGCCGCTCGATCTTGACCCTGTCGCCCTGTCCGGCGACCTGACGGAGGACCCGCTGTGA